Proteins encoded within one genomic window of Sulfurovum sp. XGS-02:
- a CDS encoding rhodanese-like domain-containing protein, which yields MFYKYCLFVLMISSLLWGEEIGLEYKGITVKSIDAKGNSVHTVVKRDIPKECESIPITNTMLWTGNYANPKVPETCKSTFVNTVGGHIYPMYLDTEINTYGELEVLAFIKQMQTDDSMMLIDVCKEDFYHYRTIPGAVNMPFNHFKDPTNHVFEFEQHMRDLGVSVNEEDDSLDFTHAKTITIFCNGPWCSLSVTAILSLLDIGYPAEKINWYRGGIQEWLAAGLTATRK from the coding sequence ATGTTTTATAAATACTGTCTATTTGTATTGATGATCAGCTCTCTTCTCTGGGGAGAAGAGATAGGTTTGGAGTATAAAGGTATAACAGTAAAATCCATAGATGCAAAAGGGAATAGTGTCCATACTGTTGTAAAACGGGATATTCCAAAAGAGTGCGAAAGCATACCTATTACCAATACGATGCTGTGGACAGGAAACTATGCCAATCCCAAGGTACCCGAAACATGTAAATCTACTTTTGTAAATACTGTTGGCGGTCATATATACCCTATGTATCTGGATACAGAGATCAATACCTACGGAGAACTGGAGGTTTTGGCCTTTATCAAACAGATGCAGACAGATGATTCTATGATGCTCATAGATGTATGTAAAGAAGATTTCTATCATTACCGGACCATCCCCGGTGCGGTCAATATGCCTTTTAATCACTTTAAAGATCCAACAAACCATGTGTTTGAATTTGAACAGCATATGAGGGACCTAGGCGTTTCTGTGAATGAAGAAGATGATAGTCTGGATTTTACACATGCCAAAACGATCACCATATTTTGTAATGGACCCTGGTGCAGTCTGTCTGTAACAGCGATCCTGTCGCTACTTGATATAGGATATCCTGCAGAGAAGATAAACTGGTACCGCGGAGGTATACAGGAGTGGTTGGCAGCAGGGTTGACCGCTACAAGAAAATGA
- a CDS encoding SulP family inorganic anion transporter produces MFNLQNYSTQNIKNDILSGALVAVALVPEAIAFSFIAGVSPVVGLYGAFIIGLITALLGGKPGMISGATGSVAVVFVGLGLSVKSMYPDLDTEAFSMMVLHYILLTSIIAGLIQIAIGVLKMGKFIRLVPQPALFGFVNGLAIVIAMAQLPFLAPQNMDQYSSWIEIISASFTENYVMYIIVAVTMLTMHFLPKFSKAVPAGLVAIVVLTLITYFMHIDTKTVGNLADLSNVSMPSFVMPLNELFTWTSMSVILPTALIVALVGLIESLLTLSVLDEMGGERGSGNKECIALGIGNSTSGLFGGMAGCAMIGQSVINFTSGGLGRLSSFTAAVLLIILVVSFSHIIAVIPIAVLVGIMFMVSIGTFEFSSVKRLKHMPRSDAFVLIVVTIITVLEDLAVAVIAGIIISALVFAWEHAKIFARTSTDEEGRKIYTLEGPLFFASVTSFNEQFDVDNDPDVVVIDFKDARVMDSSGAEAIDALTDKYKQAGKKLTLRHLSKDCKKMLKIAGPFCTYEEDDPTYKVAANV; encoded by the coding sequence TTGTTTAATCTTCAAAATTATTCTACACAAAATATTAAAAATGATATTCTCTCGGGTGCATTGGTCGCTGTTGCTCTTGTCCCTGAAGCGATAGCATTTTCATTTATTGCAGGTGTCTCTCCCGTGGTCGGGCTTTACGGGGCATTTATCATCGGGCTTATTACTGCGCTTCTTGGGGGTAAACCCGGGATGATCTCCGGTGCTACAGGATCCGTGGCAGTAGTATTTGTAGGGCTGGGCCTCTCTGTAAAGTCTATGTACCCGGATCTAGATACCGAAGCTTTTAGTATGATGGTATTGCACTATATTCTTCTGACTTCCATTATAGCAGGACTGATACAGATAGCGATAGGTGTACTCAAAATGGGTAAGTTTATCCGTCTTGTGCCGCAACCTGCCCTCTTTGGTTTTGTGAATGGTCTTGCTATTGTCATAGCCATGGCACAGCTTCCTTTCCTAGCACCCCAAAATATGGACCAGTACAGTAGCTGGATAGAGATCATCTCCGCGAGTTTCACTGAAAACTATGTAATGTATATCATTGTAGCTGTCACCATGTTAACCATGCACTTCTTACCAAAGTTCAGTAAAGCGGTTCCTGCAGGACTTGTAGCGATCGTTGTACTGACACTGATCACGTACTTCATGCATATCGATACCAAAACGGTTGGTAATCTTGCAGACCTATCAAATGTCTCTATGCCTTCATTTGTCATGCCTCTGAACGAACTATTTACATGGACATCCATGTCGGTGATCCTGCCAACCGCACTGATCGTTGCACTGGTCGGGCTTATAGAGTCTCTACTGACACTCTCTGTACTGGATGAGATGGGTGGAGAACGCGGTTCTGGAAACAAAGAGTGTATCGCCCTTGGTATCGGGAACTCTACTTCGGGACTCTTTGGCGGTATGGCAGGGTGTGCGATGATAGGCCAATCGGTCATCAACTTTACCTCCGGCGGATTGGGTCGTCTTTCCTCTTTCACTGCAGCGGTACTGCTTATCATTCTTGTGGTGAGTTTTTCGCATATTATCGCTGTCATTCCTATAGCGGTACTTGTGGGTATCATGTTCATGGTAAGTATCGGTACTTTTGAGTTCTCTTCAGTTAAACGTCTTAAACATATGCCTCGTTCAGATGCATTTGTGCTCATCGTTGTTACTATCATCACTGTACTTGAAGACCTTGCCGTGGCAGTGATCGCAGGTATCATCATCTCTGCCCTGGTATTTGCCTGGGAACATGCTAAGATCTTTGCACGTACTTCTACCGATGAAGAAGGAAGAAAGATCTACACGCTTGAGGGACCACTCTTTTTTGCTTCGGTCACTTCGTTTAATGAACAGTTTGATGTAGATAATGATCCAGACGTCGTTGTCATAGACTTTAAGGATGCTAGAGTCATGGACAGCTCTGGTGCAGAAGCTATCGATGCATTGACAGATAAATATAAACAAGCGGGTAAAAAACTTACTCTCAGACATCTCTCTAAAGACTGTAAAAAAATGTTAAAAATTGCAGGTCCTTTCTGTACTTATGAGGAAGATGACCCTACATATAAAGTCGCGGCCAATGTATAA
- a CDS encoding uracil-DNA glycosylase family protein — MTFAEHILDFYFTLSKEPSLPKGVEVIYPFDNPQTREMMKTFFNKYYNDTNPRTYLVGINPGRLGSGVTGVGFSDAYHLEHVCGIANSFDKRIELSAAFMFEVMEAYGGVEKFYGDFFFTTTMPLGLLKEGKNYNYYDDKETQTSLAPYITQTLLQQISIPQAKPKIICVGTGKNLKYLEAFNKKHHCFESIEVVPHPRWIMQYRRKEKEKYIDHYIDTLNRHL; from the coding sequence ATGACATTTGCAGAACATATACTGGATTTTTATTTTACCTTATCAAAAGAACCCTCCCTTCCCAAAGGGGTAGAGGTGATCTATCCTTTCGATAACCCGCAGACTAGAGAGATGATGAAGACCTTTTTTAACAAATACTACAACGATACAAATCCGCGTACTTATCTTGTAGGGATCAACCCGGGCAGACTGGGCTCAGGTGTGACGGGAGTAGGGTTCAGTGATGCCTATCATTTAGAGCATGTATGCGGCATAGCAAACAGTTTTGATAAACGTATAGAACTGAGTGCAGCTTTTATGTTCGAAGTGATGGAAGCCTATGGCGGTGTGGAGAAGTTCTATGGTGATTTCTTTTTTACCACCACGATGCCTCTTGGTCTGCTCAAAGAGGGGAAGAACTATAACTACTATGATGACAAAGAGACCCAGACAAGTCTGGCGCCTTACATCACACAAACACTTTTACAGCAAATCTCCATTCCTCAGGCCAAACCAAAGATCATCTGCGTTGGAACTGGCAAAAACCTCAAGTATCTTGAAGCCTTTAACAAAAAGCACCACTGTTTTGAAAGTATAGAGGTGGTGCCCCACCCAAGATGGATCATGCAGTATAGACGTAAAGAGAAAGAGAAGTATATCGACCACTATATCGATACTTTAAATAGACATCTATAG
- a CDS encoding endonuclease/exonuclease/phosphatase family protein produces MKLRVGTFNLYQFVEPPYSCYTRKGKYNQRQWLEKTLWIKKQILRMDCDIIGFQEVFSKKALETLVKELGYTYFATVDDAKLSQTTPNKYTTTTVAIASKYPIANIQGVDVHASSLEKHHFKDIFTFSRVPIKAMIALPNGKELLVYVCHLKSNRLNAFEYVFKKEDTLAQKKERVFKLLEEKKSKALRQRLCEASSLFYDIQSSRHTPVVLMCDLNDKEYSLTIDALTNPIYHDDTNEDSPLLYDASYQYKEKVHNPHPEEKKPKRTPTSYFKSKGNVLDYIFISEHFTKENRHKAGTVSNYQVLDAHLQTHKDGSSIQSDHAQVVSELTLDI; encoded by the coding sequence ATGAAATTAAGAGTAGGTACCTTTAACCTTTATCAGTTTGTAGAGCCGCCCTATTCGTGCTACACACGAAAAGGCAAATACAACCAAAGACAGTGGCTTGAAAAAACGTTGTGGATAAAAAAGCAAATACTTCGTATGGATTGTGACATCATAGGGTTTCAAGAGGTCTTTTCTAAAAAGGCTTTAGAAACACTTGTAAAAGAGTTGGGTTATACGTATTTTGCAACCGTTGATGATGCAAAGCTGAGTCAGACAACACCAAATAAATACACAACTACCACCGTTGCCATAGCCTCCAAATACCCTATAGCAAACATACAAGGTGTCGATGTCCATGCTTCCAGCCTTGAGAAGCACCATTTTAAAGATATTTTTACATTTTCCAGAGTCCCTATAAAAGCAATGATCGCATTACCAAACGGGAAAGAGCTTTTGGTCTACGTATGCCATCTGAAATCAAACAGGTTAAACGCGTTCGAATATGTGTTTAAAAAAGAGGACACCTTGGCACAGAAAAAAGAGCGTGTCTTTAAACTATTGGAAGAAAAGAAGTCTAAAGCCCTAAGGCAAAGATTGTGTGAGGCATCTTCACTGTTCTATGACATTCAAAGTTCACGACACACACCTGTTGTACTTATGTGTGACCTGAACGATAAAGAGTATTCTCTCACCATAGATGCACTCACCAATCCGATATACCATGATGATACAAATGAGGATTCACCTCTTTTATATGATGCAAGTTACCAGTACAAAGAGAAGGTACACAACCCTCACCCGGAAGAAAAAAAGCCGAAAAGAACACCTACAAGTTATTTTAAAAGTAAGGGGAATGTACTTGATTATATTTTTATTTCAGAGCATTTTACCAAGGAGAACAGGCACAAGGCAGGAACAGTGTCCAACTACCAGGTTTTAGATGCGCACTTACAAACACATAAAGATGGTTCTAGCATCCAAAGCGATCATGCACAAGTGGTGAGTGAGTTGACTTTGGATATATAA
- a CDS encoding NAD(P)/FAD-dependent oxidoreductase — protein sequence MSKYDLIVVGSGAAGMMAAITAARAGKSVLLLEKLSKIGAKLKATGGGRCNLTNTLSNEDFMARFGRDGRFMTPALDALDHKALMAFFKEIGVESHAPDGYRVFPVTHSSSTIIHAMEQEMQHLGVKVLCSQKVEILEHDGQKVTGVKTVTDTFKGDHVVIATGGLGYPVLGAEGDGYPMAESVGHKVTDLYPAMMPLKTKETWVENCRADTIAKVAMHVDMKKYKKLSAKGDLIFTKGGIRGPVVLDFSREITPLLSKFDEVPILANFTKGMNEEQIRDHFKQELTKNPHRNTLQLLQTLLPESVSLELCKLAEVDPALALGKQAGSARDKLIRLLAWTPLTINGHDGFKMAMITRGGIHLKEIDPYTMESKKIKGLYFCGEIMNLDGPCGGYNLQWSFASGYLAGMLKS from the coding sequence GTGTCAAAGTACGATCTCATAGTAGTGGGTTCCGGGGCAGCGGGTATGATGGCTGCCATTACTGCTGCACGTGCAGGCAAGTCTGTACTTCTTCTCGAAAAACTCTCCAAGATAGGCGCAAAATTGAAAGCGACAGGCGGCGGACGCTGCAATCTGACCAACACACTTTCAAATGAAGATTTCATGGCACGTTTTGGTCGTGATGGACGTTTTATGACCCCTGCTCTGGATGCTTTGGACCATAAAGCACTGATGGCATTTTTCAAAGAGATCGGTGTGGAGAGTCATGCTCCCGATGGATACAGAGTCTTCCCTGTCACCCATAGCTCTTCAACCATCATTCATGCAATGGAACAGGAGATGCAGCACCTTGGTGTTAAAGTGTTGTGTTCACAAAAGGTTGAAATATTAGAGCATGATGGCCAGAAAGTGACAGGAGTCAAAACAGTGACGGATACTTTTAAGGGTGACCACGTTGTGATCGCTACTGGCGGGTTGGGGTATCCCGTATTGGGTGCTGAGGGAGACGGCTATCCTATGGCAGAGTCTGTAGGACATAAGGTAACTGACCTCTACCCTGCTATGATGCCGCTTAAGACCAAAGAGACCTGGGTCGAGAACTGCAGGGCAGATACCATAGCAAAGGTCGCTATGCACGTTGATATGAAAAAATATAAAAAACTCTCTGCCAAAGGGGATCTTATCTTTACCAAAGGTGGTATACGCGGTCCTGTGGTCCTTGATTTCTCCAGAGAGATCACTCCACTTTTGAGTAAATTTGATGAAGTACCTATACTCGCAAACTTTACAAAAGGGATGAATGAAGAGCAGATCCGTGACCATTTCAAGCAGGAACTGACCAAAAATCCTCACCGTAACACACTCCAACTGCTTCAAACCCTCCTTCCTGAGTCTGTAAGTTTGGAACTCTGCAAACTTGCAGAAGTTGATCCTGCTCTGGCTTTGGGTAAACAGGCAGGGTCGGCACGAGATAAACTCATCAGACTTCTGGCATGGACACCACTTACTATAAATGGACATGATGGTTTTAAAATGGCGATGATCACACGTGGAGGCATCCATCTCAAAGAGATCGATCCGTATACCATGGAAAGTAAGAAAATAAAGGGACTCTATTTCTGCGGGGAGATCATGAATCTTGATGGTCCCTGCGGCGGATATAATCTACAATGGTCATTTGCCAGTGGATATTTGGCAGGTATGTTAAAATCATAG
- a CDS encoding EF-hand domain-containing protein: protein MKNILMIGLLASAAWAADFSHMSTEEMMKMRGSVPVDDRPAFREEMQKRMQSMTPEERQQYMQTKKGMGMGMGKMGKGNYCTRMQPTFEEYDLNSDGKITQSELEEARSKRMGQKAKEGKMLRNAGNAPAFADMDKNKDGSLNQEEFRLHQMEQMKKCVGKCPSTGMGQGKGMMRNASSFAEIDTNNDGVISQEEFRVHQTERMKNKGNCPSGNCP from the coding sequence ATGAAAAATATATTAATGATAGGACTATTGGCTTCAGCAGCATGGGCTGCAGATTTTTCCCATATGAGTACAGAAGAGATGATGAAGATGCGTGGGAGTGTACCTGTGGATGATCGTCCTGCTTTTAGAGAAGAGATGCAAAAACGTATGCAGAGTATGACCCCGGAAGAAAGACAACAATACATGCAGACAAAAAAAGGCATGGGAATGGGTATGGGCAAAATGGGTAAAGGTAACTATTGTACACGTATGCAGCCCACTTTTGAAGAGTATGACCTTAACAGTGACGGCAAGATCACCCAAAGTGAATTGGAAGAAGCACGGTCAAAACGTATGGGCCAGAAGGCCAAAGAGGGCAAAATGTTAAGAAATGCAGGAAATGCCCCGGCATTTGCAGATATGGATAAAAACAAAGACGGATCATTGAACCAAGAAGAGTTTCGTCTCCATCAAATGGAACAGATGAAAAAATGTGTAGGAAAGTGTCCAAGTACCGGTATGGGGCAGGGTAAAGGCATGATGAGAAATGCATCCAGCTTTGCAGAGATCGATACCAATAATGATGGGGTTATAAGCCAAGAGGAGTTCCGTGTACACCAAACTGAGAGAATGAAGAATAAAGGAAATTGTCCATCAGGAAACTGTCCCTAG
- a CDS encoding EF-hand domain-containing protein — protein MKKLIIIALFASGAWAIDQPRFSDFDLNSDGKITQSELEEARTVRMKQRAAEGRMLKNAGEAHSFEEIDADNDGSISRKEFLLHKTIHHTKACVTFG, from the coding sequence ATGAAAAAACTAATAATCATAGCATTGTTTGCTTCGGGTGCATGGGCTATAGATCAACCTAGGTTTTCCGATTTTGATCTAAATAGTGATGGCAAGATTACCCAAAGTGAATTGGAAGAAGCGCGTACAGTTCGTATGAAACAGAGGGCTGCAGAAGGCCGGATGCTGAAAAATGCAGGAGAAGCCCATTCATTTGAAGAGATAGATGCCGATAACGATGGATCTATCAGTAGAAAAGAGTTTCTTTTACATAAAACGATACATCATACTAAAGCCTGTGTCACTTTTGGCTAA